The stretch of DNA CCCGGGGACGGTGACGGCCAGACGCCCGATCTGGGCGTCCCCGATGGTCTCGAAGACACCGGCGGCGATGTCGCCGCCGAGCTCGGCCACCATGGACATGAGGGCGACCGCGGCGGGCTGGCCCGGGTGGGCGGTGATGGAGACGTCGATGACGCTCTCCCCGTGGGCGACCGCGGCCTCGGGCACCTTCGGGAAGGGTACGATCTCGCGCGAGAGCCGGGAGTCGACGTCGAGCACGACGTCCTCCAGGCGGCCGCTCTGGACGATTCTGCCGGCCTCGAGCAGGCTGACGGAATCGCAGACCTGGCGGACCACGCTCATCTCGTGGGTGATGATGATGACGGTCAGGCCCAGGGTGTCGCGCACGCTCTTGATGAGGTCAAGGATGGAGCGGGTCGTCTCCGGGTCCAGGGCGGAGGTGGGCTCGTCGCACAGGAGGACGGCCGGGTCGTCGGCGAGCGCGCGGGCGATGCCGACGCGCTGCTTCTGTCCGCCGGAGAGCTGGGAGGGGTAGGAGGCGCCGCGGTCGGCCAGGCCCACCAGGCTGAGCATGCGCTCCACGATCGGGCGGCGCTGCCCGCCCGGGACGCCCGCGAGCGCCAGCGGGTAGGCGATGTTCTGTGCGGTGGTGCGCTGGTCCAGAAGGTTGGCGTGCTGGAAGACCATGCCGATGCGGCGTCGGGCCTCGCGCAGCTGCCCGGCGGACAGGGTGGTCATGTCCTGGCCGTCGACGCTCACGTGGCCGCTGGTGGGGCGCTCCAGGGAGGTCAGGCAGCGCACGAGCGTGGACTTGCCGGCGCCGGAGGTGCCGACGATGCCGTGGATGGAGCCGGGGGCGACGTCGAGGCTGAGGCCGTCCAGGGCCCGCACCTCCCGGCCGCTGCGCAGACGGTAGACCTTGTGGACGTCGCGCAGGGAGATCATGGGCTCGGCGGAGGAGTCCGCCTCAGAGTCTCGCGAATCGGCGCCCCGAGGGTCGGCGCTCACGCCCTCCTGGTGGCCAACGCCCTGCGGGCCCGAGGGGTCATTCCCCTCGCGCCGGTCAGAACCGGCAGCCGACTGATCTGATGTCGTCACGTATTCCTCCATCGTTCCTGGCGGAAGCACCCGCACCATGAAGGGGGTTGCTGCAATGTCGTCGAGCCAGGTCTCTCGGTTGCTCTGGATGGCCACAAATAACTTACGCAGCGTCTCCTCGGCAATGCAAGCGAGGCGGGCCCCAAGGGACCTAGGTCACGCTGACGCCGAGCCCGCGGCAGACCGAATCACGGGCCGGCGCCCTCGCCGCCGGGCGGGCCTTCTCGATCGGGCCTTCGTCGACGCCTGGGCAACGTTCTGAGTATTCCCAGGTCTCGTATCGGCGACGCTACTCGCACCGCACAGGGCGGCATGTTTGGATCTGCTCATGAGTGCGACCTCAGATCAGACCTCCCCCGAGCCGACCCCGACCGGACCCGCCACGGGGGACGATTCGACGTCGCCCGCACCCGCGCCCTCGCCGCCTGCGAAGATCCCCGCCGGCCTCGGGCCCGTGCCCCCGCCTCCGGCTCCGGCCGACGCCGCGAAGCCAGCAGCCCCGGCAGGTCCGACCCGCACCACCGCCCCAGGCGCCGCCCCCAGGACAGCCGGGACGGCAGACGCCCCCGATAGCGCGATCACGCCCGACATCCTGGGCGAGCCGTGGCTGGCGCGCCGTATCCCAGTGACCGAGTCGCCCACGAAGGCACCCGGCGCGGACCACGCCGTGCTCGTCTACCAGCGCGAGGCGGCCGGCCGGGCCAGCCGGCCGCGCCACTCGCGCGCGGTCCTCTACCTCCACGGGCGCAGCGACTACTTCTTCCAGTCCCACCTGGCGCAGGCCTACCTCGACGCCGGCTACGAGTTCTACGCGCTGGACCTGCGGTCCTGCGGGCGCGCCGGCGTCGGGCACGCCTCCCCGCACGACGTGCGCGACCTGCGCGTCCACGACGAGGAGATCTCCGAGGCGCTGCGCATCATCCGCTCCGAGCACGGGCACGACGTCGTCGTCCTCAACGGGCACTCGACCGGCGGGCTGCAGGCGGCCATCTGGGCGGCCGACCACCCCGGGACCGTGGACGCGGTCGTGCTCAACTCCCCGTGGCTGGACCTGCGCGGCTCGGCGCTCGTGCGCTCCTACGGGTCGGCCCTGGTGGACCTCATCTCGCGCTGGGACCCCGAGCGTGTCATCAGCGAGCCCGGCAGCGGCGCGGAGGACAACTACGGGGCGGCCCTGCACCGGCGCTGGCGCGGAGAGTGGGACTGGGACCTGGCGCTCAAGCCGGCGCCGTCCTTCCCTGTGCGAGCCGGGTTCCTGGCGGGGATCCGCCGTCTGCAGCGGGAGGTCCACCACGGGCTGGGCATCCGCGTACCGATCCTCGTGTGCTGCTCAACGGTCAGCAACGGCGCGAAGGCGAGCCTGGAGGAGGCCCAGCGCTCCGACGTGGTCCTCGACGTGGAGCAGATCATCGACCGCTCCCAGTACCTGGGCGACGACGTCACTGTCCGCCAGATCCCCGAGGGCGTCCACGACCTGGCCCTGTCCGGGCCGCTGGCGCGCGCCGAGTACCTTCAGGCCGTCATGCACTGGCTGGACAACCGCCTGCACTGAGCTCAGCCGAGGAGCGCGGTGAGCTCATCGCTGACCCGTTCAACGACCTCGAGGGTGTCGACGAAGTCGGCCATGGTGCCGTACCAGGGGTCAGGGACGTTGAGGACGCTGCGGGAGGCCCGACCCGCGGCAACGGCCTCGGCCTGCTGGGCGGCGGCGGGGTCGAGCTCGCGGTACATGCGGATCCTGGAGGGCTCCGTCCCCAGGCCGGCGGCGCGGCGCTGAAGGACGTTCCAGTGGGAGTCGGTCATGGCCAGCAGGAGGTCGGCCTCGGCGATCTCGGCGTCGGTGATGCGGTGGGCGGTGTGGGAGGTGATGGCGATGTCCGTGGCGCGCGAGACATCGTCGGCGCCGGTGCCGTAGCCGGCCTCGGCCAGGACGCGGCGGGCCCGGGAGTCGATGGGGTTGCCGCGCTCCTCGTCGGAGACACCGGCGGAGGTGACGACCACGCCGTCGGGCTCGCGCATGCGAATCCCCGCGGCGGCGAGGCGGTCGCCCAGGACGATCTCGGCCATGGCGGAGCGGCAGATGTTGCCGGTGCACACCATGATGACGCGGTAGGTCCCGGAGCCGCGGCGTCGAGGCAATGAGGCAGGCGCCGGGACGACCGGACGGGAGACGGAGGCGGAAGCGGTCACAGCGGCGGTTGTCTCGGCGCTGGCGTCAGAGGTGGTCACGACCCCGAGCCTTGCGCACGGCCCGGGTGCCTGTCCACCGGCCGGGGTCGCGTTCGATGGGGACGTGCCACGCGTACGGGGACCTTTCCTTGCGGCTGGGGACATCCCACGCGCAGGGGTGCAGGAGTTCCGCCCCTGACGGCGTCGAATGCCCCCGCCCGGAGCTACACGCACCCGGCCGCACGGAATGCCCCCGTCGGCAACGCGGGCAGGCCTAGAGCGCGCGACCGTCGAGGACGTCGGCCACCCAGGAGCGGGCCACGACGAAGTCCTTGTCGCTGGTGCCGGCCAGCACCGCCGTCGGTCGGGCGTCCAGCCGCGGGTAGGAGCCCAGGAACCGCACCACCGGGCAGGTGCGGTGCAGCCCGATGAGGGCGGCCTGAACCCGCTCCTCGCGCACGTGCCCCTCGACGTCGATGGAGAAGCGGTAGCGGCCCAGGGAGTCGCCCACGGGCCGGGACTCGATGCGCGAGAGGTTGACGCCGCGGGCACTGAACTGCTCGAGCATGTCCAGCAGCGCGCCGGAGCGGTCGTGCGGCAGCTGGACGAGGAGGGTGGTCTTGTCGGCGCCGGTCGGCTCGCCCACGCGGCCGGGCCGGGTCACCTTGACGAAGCGGGTCACGGCGTCGGGATTGTCCGCGACGCCCCCGGCGATGACCTCCAGCCCGTACTCCTTGGCGGCAAGCGGGTTGCACAGGACGGCCTGGAAGCCGGTATCCTCGTCGGAGGCGGCCAGCGCGCGGGCGGGTGCCGAGGTGGAGGTTCCGGCCACGTAGACGGCGCCTGGCAGGTTGTGGTGGACCCAGCCGCGGCACTGCGCCCAGGCGTGCGGGTGGGTGGAGATGGCGTGCACGTCCTCCAGGCGGGTGCCGGGGCGGCCGGCCAGGACGAAGGCGATCGGCACGGCCATCTCGGCGGCGATGACCAGGGGCGTGGAGGCCACGAGGTTGTCGAGCGTGGCGTTGACGCCGCCCTCGACGGAGTTCTCGATGGGCACGACGGCGGCCTCCACCGTGCGCTCGCGCAGGTGGTCCAGGGCCGTGGGGACGTCCGGGCAGGGGTCGAGCTCGACGTTGACGGGGGCGACCTGGCGCAGCGCCATCTCGGTGAAGGTACCGGCCGGTCCCAGGAAGGACCAGAGCGGGGCGGGAGCAGTCATGGGCACAGGGTAGCCAGGTCCGGGCCGGTCGGCCGGAACCGGACTGCTCCGCGGGACGACGTGGGACGCGGCGGCAGCCTCGGCCGGGCATGGAGCCTCCGCGGCCCTCCCGCCGCCGCCGCGGGCCTGGCAGGCTGGGGCCATGAGCGTTTTCCGCAAGCACGACGACGGCCCGGTCTCCACCGCCCTGGAGGCCCAGGGCCTGACCTGGCTCGCCGAGGCGATGGTCGACGGCGGCGCGCACGTGGTGCCGGTGACCAGCGGCCCGGGCTGGCTGGAGGAGCCGCGACTGACGACGACCAGCGTGACGCCGGCTGGGGCGGAGGCCTTCGGCCGAGCACTGGCCGTCACCCACGCGGCGGGTGCCCCTGCCTTCGGGGCCGCGCCTCCCGGATGGGACGGCCGGGCGCAGATGGGCCGCTCGGACATCCGGCTGCGACCGCACGCAGCCGAGGAGGGCGAGCCGCGCCGCTGGGGCGAGT from Actinomyces sp. Marseille-P3109 encodes:
- a CDS encoding methionine ABC transporter ATP-binding protein — translated: MAIQSNRETWLDDIAATPFMVRVLPPGTMEEYVTTSDQSAAGSDRREGNDPSGPQGVGHQEGVSADPRGADSRDSEADSSAEPMISLRDVHKVYRLRSGREVRALDGLSLDVAPGSIHGIVGTSGAGKSTLVRCLTSLERPTSGHVSVDGQDMTTLSAGQLREARRRIGMVFQHANLLDQRTTAQNIAYPLALAGVPGGQRRPIVERMLSLVGLADRGASYPSQLSGGQKQRVGIARALADDPAVLLCDEPTSALDPETTRSILDLIKSVRDTLGLTVIIITHEMSVVRQVCDSVSLLEAGRIVQSGRLEDVVLDVDSRLSREIVPFPKVPEAAVAHGESVIDVSITAHPGQPAAVALMSMVAELGGDIAAGVFETIGDAQIGRLAVTVPGSDTEQAVSTLRQAGIAAEVRS
- a CDS encoding alpha/beta hydrolase; protein product: MSATSDQTSPEPTPTGPATGDDSTSPAPAPSPPAKIPAGLGPVPPPPAPADAAKPAAPAGPTRTTAPGAAPRTAGTADAPDSAITPDILGEPWLARRIPVTESPTKAPGADHAVLVYQREAAGRASRPRHSRAVLYLHGRSDYFFQSHLAQAYLDAGYEFYALDLRSCGRAGVGHASPHDVRDLRVHDEEISEALRIIRSEHGHDVVVLNGHSTGGLQAAIWAADHPGTVDAVVLNSPWLDLRGSALVRSYGSALVDLISRWDPERVISEPGSGAEDNYGAALHRRWRGEWDWDLALKPAPSFPVRAGFLAGIRRLQREVHHGLGIRVPILVCCSTVSNGAKASLEEAQRSDVVLDVEQIIDRSQYLGDDVTVRQIPEGVHDLALSGPLARAEYLQAVMHWLDNRLH
- a CDS encoding low molecular weight protein-tyrosine-phosphatase, coding for MVCTGNICRSAMAEIVLGDRLAAAGIRMREPDGVVVTSAGVSDEERGNPIDSRARRVLAEAGYGTGADDVSRATDIAITSHTAHRITDAEIAEADLLLAMTDSHWNVLQRRAAGLGTEPSRIRMYRELDPAAAQQAEAVAAGRASRSVLNVPDPWYGTMADFVDTLEVVERVSDELTALLG
- the pheA gene encoding prephenate dehydratase translates to MTAPAPLWSFLGPAGTFTEMALRQVAPVNVELDPCPDVPTALDHLRERTVEAAVVPIENSVEGGVNATLDNLVASTPLVIAAEMAVPIAFVLAGRPGTRLEDVHAISTHPHAWAQCRGWVHHNLPGAVYVAGTSTSAPARALAASDEDTGFQAVLCNPLAAKEYGLEVIAGGVADNPDAVTRFVKVTRPGRVGEPTGADKTTLLVQLPHDRSGALLDMLEQFSARGVNLSRIESRPVGDSLGRYRFSIDVEGHVREERVQAALIGLHRTCPVVRFLGSYPRLDARPTAVLAGTSDKDFVVARSWVADVLDGRAL